The DNA window GAATAATTGGAACAATTCTTTCAAAAAAATAGACTCGGCACTTAAGGCCAAGTCACAGTTTAAAGAGGAGGCAGCATTATCAAAAATTGTCCAAAAGGCTCTTGAACCAGGATACAATTATTACGGTGTAGAAATAAAGAAGGTAAGTGAAAATAAAGCTAGTCTCGCATTCCTGCTCTGTTTCTACCTCCTATACACCGTGTGGTACGGCTTCGGACTCTACTATTTCTTTGATGGATTGGGTATTACGGTAAGCAAACCCAAGAAGAAAGTAGAGGTGTAAACTAACCTTAACTGACAAATGGTTCTGTACTACTAGGTTCGATAAGCATGAGAGATCTTCCAGCAGGCAACCTATGAATCGACCTATTGCATCAACTAGCGCACACTAGTTGGATACAGAAGGAGTTCAATCTAGGTATCCCTAATCAGACCTCCAAGCAATTGCAGGATGCCGTAAATTGTTGATCAATATGCTTTATTGGGAACCAAATAACTCAAAGAGCAACGTCTAACCTTCTGCTAGGGGATTATCTCTAGCAGAAGGTTGGGTACATAAAACTGGTCCAGGTACTTTAGGACCGTACATACGCTCTTGAATAAGAGCCTATGTCAAGAGATATTTAGAGAGGAGGACTTTACAATGAGTGAAGAAGTTGCAGTTGATTGTGGGGTAAGGTACACTAGGGGCAATTTCTTAAATGTTGTACCAGTACCGCCGTTCCATCTTGAGGGTGCAAGGAATTATAAGTTTGAACTGTATAATAATAGGGCTAAGTCCAAACGTCCTGTTGCGACGCTAACTACTAGCGTTGGCACAGTTCTTCGATCTGGCGTGGTTAAACGATCGTTTATTGGTACCTTAGAGATTAGACCAGATGTGCCATTTAGTCAATTGGAATTAAATGACTTACCAACGGATATTGCTACACTAATGTTTAGGGAGTTAGGGGGGAACCCTGCTGAAGAAGAATTTATAGTTATAATTCGTCTAGGGCAACTAGGATTAGAGGGGCCGCATGTAGAAGAGGTAAATAATATTTCTGAATCGTGGATGGGTGGAGAAATAAACTTCAAGCATTATTCAATTTTCACCGGCCGGTCTGTCATCATACCTTCTGGATAAAGCGTGGCTCCGAGGATAATTTGCTTAACATGACACGATGCGAATAACTTCTAGAGTATTTATATTATGTTGATTATAACTTTTTTCATTCTAAGTGTCAATCAAATCTAGTAGTGAAACATTGCTTCTGGACAGACGAAATGCGCGTATTTTAATGATATCACGTGCTAGAGAAATGTTGAATTTAGAGGGTGAAAATTACTTTACCTGAAATAAAGACTCACTCTAATTATGAGAGGATTGTGAGATGATGAAAAGAGAGTCGGGAGAAAAAAGTTATCCAATTTGGCTATTGTTTAGTCCAAAACATCCTATTCGTCACGATAATTGGACGCCAGTGTTGTCTGAGATACAAGACAGAGTGTATAGAGAAATGCAGACTAGAATCGATACCTCAAATATATATTTTCGAAATGCAGTTGTAGACAGTCGATTGGTTCCTAACACACTAAATTGGTGGGGGCCTGAAGTTGCTGCAGAAATTGACTCATTCAGAAAAATTGTTTACGAATATAAACCGAAGATTCTCTTTTCTTTAGGCGCTTTTGCTTTTGAATTTGTTAGGCGTGTCTTTGAGATAAAACCAGAAAAGGGGCCAAAGGCTTGGAGTACTATTAATTTAGGCGATGAATTTGGAAGATCGATTGAGAACTTCGATATTAATAAAACGAATACAATTCCCTTACTTCACAGAGTGAGTGCGAGTGATAACTTCATAGAAACTCATAACTATTTCTGTCAGAAAGACGGCGAGAACTATTATCATTACGTAGGGACTAAATTAGCCGAAAAGATTATCGAGAACAAGGATTATCTTGATATATGGATCAAATAAACTATAATAGAATCAAGAATCTCAGAGGGCCCTTTTTTTTGGGAAAAACCATGTTATAATTGATCCAAAAGGTTAAAAGGTGGGATTTGACATGGTTGATTCCAATATGTTAAAGGTGCTTCTTTATTCTGATGGTACTCAACATTCTTTTTCAGCAGCCGTTTACGCAGCTAATCTGTTTTACAAAATACCCAATATGCATTTAACGGTCCTGCATGTGCAAGAAAAAATTGATGGTTCTGTGAAGGAAGATTCTGACCTACCGGAGACTTGGTCGGCTAACCCTAACTTGGACTGGGTTAAACATTTGATGGATGAAGCTGATTCGGACAAAAGAAGGCAGTACTCTGAGATATTTGCCAAAACTCAAGAAATTTTTACTGAGAGAGGGCAAGCAGTTAATCAACAAGTGATATTTTCAGCTTCTGCGGGTATTCCCGATACAGCAAAAGCAATTCTTGGTTATGCGGAACGAAACGAATTCGAGTTAATTATTATGGGGACGCGCGGACTAACAAGTTTGAAAGGTCTGATCCATGGCAGTTTGGCACATAGCGTGCTTAACAAGTCGAGGAATATACCGGTATTATTGATTAAAAAACTCTCA is part of the Desulfosporosinus sp. Sb-LF genome and encodes:
- a CDS encoding universal stress protein — encoded protein: MVDSNMLKVLLYSDGTQHSFSAAVYAANLFYKIPNMHLTVLHVQEKIDGSVKEDSDLPETWSANPNLDWVKHLMDEADSDKRRQYSEIFAKTQEIFTERGQAVNQQVIFSASAGIPDTAKAILGYAERNEFELIIMGTRGLTSLKGLIHGSLAHSVLNKSRNIPVLLIKKLSQDFVDRYCSAADAEGHCYLPKISE